In Bactrocera oleae isolate idBacOlea1 chromosome 3, idBacOlea1, whole genome shotgun sequence, a genomic segment contains:
- the LOC106614760 gene encoding uncharacterized protein: MDSSREQSPVDAGEENARAYERPEDPPLDEQQQLSEKQQQHLLDMQHERQQRQQLQEQRQLTETMVPHFAVEEETQGVASASASASASASDAAYEADVDDVDMPIVADNLKHEQVAREVAKAPYAPAEMSLSAQQRRQAERQHIYELFQPWALKNYGDQAKTKTITLRKKTRILKALEGKEHSRPDSSKFRFWVKTKAFTTKRPAEFREAAGGHRQLEPLPPNAVLSDNPSQVDLFVASTTKDFGKRTYRKVAVVEEFFDIIYNVHMELGGRSGMHAGQKRTYRIITETYAFLPREAVTRFLSICPECKKNLRAASPATSINPPEECGNDSSSEVEGLNYSSHTESSVEAGPTKTLTKAAASTISTARTVVPLKRRYSQLEEASDNTKFFPASQSIARALLTAPLRQPLAAPASLPRSSSTDTAVATATAAAPIITIDLVTEKTTPSSKLTPAPIVGQPKIRINPQLQRPLTPPLVPVSVSVSATISSTSASPSPSPLAVREPVTHAPPSYLGYHPLCFDMNFLKTHESFFRYYEMMRRFYAGGFPLPLPPMPAEFTSAAELLTAQRNSNSGASRSSGIISATSSVTKPAAQQERSAIMPESTAIYTKPINTEEPLIKKFKSSPESEKTLRLRTNATESQTCETTSASAATATVASSTAVELEMVTEAMAPLPPLSPPPTQLSAINLSTTSTFRSTRSNGTATSHTKPLSTLPPIVIPTTPLTLTSSAMSQLVTSTPTAFKSNLSSTLSFKSTTSEVRASSSKYAPSGSGDNRPASSATSRYSSRLPPLDLERLKPITSTYLQLTRSMGLSDEDALRFDNLVSNDFNYTL; this comes from the exons atggATTCATCGCGAGAGCAATCGCCCGTCGATGCCGGAGAAGAAAACGCTCGTGCATATGAACGGCCGGAGGACCCGCCACTCGATGAACAGCAACAGTTAagcgaaaaacaacaacaacatttgctaGACATGCAACATGAGaggcagcagcggcagcaattGCAAGAACAACGTCAACTCACTGAAACAATGGTGCCGCATTTTGCGGTGGAGGAAGAAACGCAAGGTGTTGCTTCGGCTTCTGCCTCTGCCTCCGCTTCTGCTTCTGATGCTGCTTACGAGGCAGATGTCGATGATGTTGATATGCCAATTGTTGCTGATAATCTTAAGCATGAGCAAGTGGCGCGCGAAGTTGCAAAAGCGCCATACGCACCAGCTGAAATGAGTCTGAGCGCACAGCAGCGGCGTCAAGCTGAGCGCCAACATATTTATGAG CTTTTTCAACCATGGGCATTGAAGAATTATGGCGATCAAGCCAAGACGAAAACCATAACGTTGCGTAAGAAAACACGCATTTTGAAAGCGTTAGAGGGCAAGGAGCATAGTCGGCCGGATAGTTCGAAATTTCGGTTTTGGGTGAAAACAAAAG CTTTCACAACCAAACGTCCAGCTGAGTTCAGAGAAGCTGCTGGTGGTCATCGGCAGCTGGAACCACTCCCTCCTAATGCCGTGCTCTCCGATAATCCTAGTCAAGTCGACCTATTTGTAGCTTCAACCACAAAG gACTTTGGTAAACGCACCTATCGCAAGGTGGCCGTAGTAGAAGAATTCTTTGACATTATCTATAATGTGCACATGGAATTGGGTGGACGTAGTGGCATGCATGCCGGTCAAAAGCGCACATATCGCATA ATTACCGAAACATATGCTTTCTTACCGCGTGAAGCTGTCACACGTTTTTTATCTATTTGTCCAGAGTGTAAGAAGAATTTGCGCGCCGCTTCACCGGCCACATCCATCAATCCGCCGGAGGAATGTGGCAACGATAGCTCATCGGAAGTGGAAGGACTCAATTACTCATCGCATACTGAAAGCTCTGTGGAAGCAGGACCGACAAAAACTTTAACAAAAGCAGCAGCCTCTACCATAAGCACTGCTCGCACAGTGGTTCCACTGAAGCGCCGCTACTCACAGCTTGAAGAAGCGTCTgataatactaaattttttccAGCATCGCAATCGATTGCACGTGCTTTACTTACAGCACCGTTACGACAGCCTCTGGCAGCGCCAGCCTCGCTACCCAGATCCAGCTCTACAGACACTGCCGTAGCCACAGCGACAGCAGCAGCACCCATCATCACCATCGATTTGGTAACCGAAAAAACGACACCTTCATCTAAGCTGACACCGGCACCTATTGTCGGGCAACCGAAAATACGCATCAATCCACAATTGCAGCGTCCGTTGACTCCGCCTCTTGTACCGGTTTCAGTTTCTGTTTCGGCAACAATCTCATCTACATCGGCATCGCCGTCACCGTCACCATTGGCGGTGCGCGAACCGGTTACGCATGCGCCGCCATCTTACCTCGGCTATCATCCCCTTTGTTTTGATATGAATTTTCTAAAGACACATGAGAGCTTCTTTCGTTATTATGAAATGATGCGTCGTTTCTATGCCGGCGGCTTTCCATTGCCACTTCCACCGATGCCCGCTGAGTTTACCAGCGCTGCTGAGTTGTTAACTGCTCAGCGTAATTCCAACTCAGGTGCATCGCGTAGTTCTGGTATTATCTCAGCCACTAGCAGTGTAACGAAGCCTGCTGCACAACAAGAACGCTCAGCAATAATGCCTGAAAGTACCGCCATTTACACTAAGCCCATAAATACTGAAGaacctttaataaaaaaattcaaaagctcACCAGAAAGTGAGAAAACCTTGAGACTGCGCACCAATGCAACTGAGTCGCAAACTTGTGAGACCACATCAGCTAGTGCTGCTACTGCTACGGTGGCTTCGTCCACTGCTGTTGAGTTGGAAATGGTTACCGAGGCAATGGCGCCACTGCCACCCCTATCCCCTCCCCCCACACAGCTCAGTGCAATTAATCTGTCAACAACTTCTACTTTCAGGTCTACACGCTCGAATGGTACAGCAACGTCACACACGAAACCGCTATCAACTCTGCCACCCATCGTTATACCAACAACACCGCTAACATTAACGTCATCGGCGATGTCACAACTTGTCACCTCCACTCCTACAGCGTTCAAAAGCAATCTGTCATCGACACTTTCATTCAAGTCCACCACATCCGAAGTGAGAGCTTCTTCGTCCAAGTACGCGCCGTCCGGCAGCGGTGATAATCGTCCAGCATCTTCAGCGACTTCACGCTATTCTTCGCGTTTGCCGCCGTTGGATTTGGAGCGTTTAAAACCGATTACTTCGACATATTTGCAATTGACACGCAGCATGGGCTTAAGCGATGAGGATGCCTTGCGCTTTGACAACCTGGTGAGTAATGATTTCAATTATACGCTATAA